The segment CCTTTGGCCAGGGCCGGGGTCCCAGTCGGGTTGACCCATTGAGTCCCGTCAGGGTAAGCAATGATGGTGTGGGTCCCTTTTAGAACCACGATCACACCGTAGGTTTTTGCCCATTCCACGGCGATACGAAAACGGTTTGCCTCCACTTGCTGTACAGTCTGCTTGGTCAGTCGGGCCATTTCACCTGGATGGGGGGTTAAAACGGTGAGCCCTTGACGCTGTTTCAGAACAGATGAATCATGGGACAATATGTTCAGGGCATCAGCATCCAAGACAATTGGGGCCGTCACTTCCAAGAGAATCCGTTTCAGCCATGACTGTTCCCCCTGAAAACGCCCCAGCCCCGGTCCCACAACCACTGTCTTCCACTTCCTGTTCTGCCGTGACCAGTCTGAAGGAAACTCCTCCGTAAAGCAGGACAACCCATTATCCGGCCATCCCCATACCATGGCTTCCGTCACCTTCGTTGCCAGGATCGGCTCTTGTCCCCTGGGGACGGCAATCGTCACTAATCCGGCTCCAGCCCGTAATGCTGCTGACCCGGCCAAGGCAACTGCTCCTGCCATCCCCCGGGAACCGCCGACTACCAATAAATGACCAAAATGGCCCTTGTGGGACCAACGGGAACGAGGTGTCAGATTGCTTTCCCAGATCGCCGGAAGGTTCAACCGTGTCCGGGGAGTTGGCTGTCCCAAAGTCGGCTTCGGAATTCCGATCTCTTCCACCACCAACTCACCGCAATAATCCGCCCCTGGGTAAAGATAATGACACCATTTGGGAGCAGCCAGGGCAACGGTTAGATCCGCCTGAACCGCATCAGTCTCCACTGCTCCCGTGTCGGTATTCACCCCGCTGGGAAGATCCACTGCTACGACGAATCCGTTACTTTTTCTGTTTATCAGATGGATCAATTCCGCCATCGGTTGACGCAAGGGTCCCTGAATCCCGGTTCCCAAGAGAGCATCTACCACGACATCTGCTTGCTCCAATTGTCGGGTCAGCTCTTCAGGAAAAGACAGATCCACCTTTTGTCCTTTTAAACCGATATTTTCACATACTTGGTAAAAGGTGCGTGTCTCTTCCGACATCTGCTCCACTGATCCCCACCGCCAAAGGAAGACGTTCCACCCGGCATTTACCAGATACCGGGCCACTACAAATCCGTCACCTCCGTTGTTTCCGGAACCAGCCAGCACTACCGCTGTTTTTCGACCTCTTACGTATTCTTGGATACGATGAGCAACCCCCCGACCTGCATTTTCCATCAGTACAGTGCCCGGAATACCCGTATGCATGATCGTATACCGGTCCAGATCGCGCATTTCTTGTGCAGTGAACAGATACAAGGATGTCCCTCCCAACCGCGTTATATCTATATGTATCCCTCGTCCCGGTTATGCAGACAAGACAGCGGGATGATCCATGATTCCCTCAACATTCTTCCAATACGGCAAAGGCCGCAGCATACTCCCGAGTATGAGTGATCGAAAGGTGAATCCGGACTTCCCGATTCCCCTTCAAAGATAGAACCGCCACCTGGGACAGATGAACAATGGGTCTGCCCAGGGAGTCGGGAACAACAGAGATATCCCGAAACCCCAGGGTCTTCCCAATTCCCGTCCCCATTGCCTTGGCCACGGCTTCCTTGGCAGCGAAGCGACCTGATACAAACTCCCGTTTCCTCTTGGTGTCAGTTGGCAGGAACTCTTTTTCTTCCTTGGAAAGAATCCGGGCAGACAGCCGATCCAATCCCACCTGTTCCACTCTGGCCATTTCGATTAAATCGGTTCCGATTCCGGTGATCATGCTGTCACCTACTTTAGATATATTGAATGATTAATCATCCCAACGAAAGGTAAATGCCGCCACTGTAAAGGAGACGATCATCCATCCGGTCAGAACGGCAGCCGGAATCCACAACTCTCCCAATCCAGCTCCTTGATTCATCACACCTCGAAGGGAATCCGTCAGATACCCGATAGGAATCAACTTGACGATGGGTTGCAATAAGCCGGGAAGATCCCGTATCGGAAAAAAGATTCCACCGACAAAGATCATGGGGAAGGATACCAAGCCTGCAATCGGAGAAGCACTCTCCGGGTTTTTGGCCAGATTGGCAATAATAAATCCAATCGACATGAAGGTGAGGATCCCCAGGAAAAGAAAGAACAACAACAACCACCAGGAACCGTATATGTGGACATCAAAAACGAAATAAGCCACCAACAAAACCACTAAGGCCTGGATTCCGTTAAGAAGCAGACGAGCCGTAATCTGACCGGCGATAAAGGTGGAACTGGACAAGGGGGTACCCTGCATCCGTCTGAGAATGCCCCGTTCCCGCCATGAGGCGATGGTTGCAGCCACAGCATTTAAGTTGTTACTCATGATCATCAGAGACAATACACCGGGAACCAAAAAATCTATATACCCAAGGGAACGACTTTGAACATTCACTTCCTTGGCAGTGACAAGGGGATGGTAATCCATCTGTTTCCTGTTCACTTTATCCACTGCATCAGTGACTAAAGTAGAGCCTATCTCCGCCACAGTGGGATTACTCTTGTCCAAATACAAGATCACCTGATCCGATTTTTCCACTCCACTCTTCTTGTTAAAACGATCAGCCATTCCTTTTTTTAACAAAATCGCCAAATCGGCTTCTCCCGATTTCACTTGGTTCAATGCAGATTTCGGATCCGATACCGTCACTTTCAACCCTTCAGTCTGGCGAAAAGCCTCTACCATATCCTTGGACAAGGATGTACCGTCTTGATCCGCCACCACCGCATTCAGGGAAAATTGAGTACTCCCACTTTGGCCCATCAGAGTACCCAATGCCAACATCATAAAGACAGGCAACAACAGGGACCAAATGATCGTATTTTTATTTCGAAAAAACAACAACAATTGCGCCCATGTCAAACGTCCATATGCCTTCATTCATCCGTCAACCTCTTTCCTGTACGTTGCAAAAACACGTCTTCCAGAGTGGCTGTCCGTGTCCGTAAGCCGGAGAGTGTCCATCCCTTTTGATCAGCCAAATGGATCAATCCCCGTAACGTTCCTTGCAAATGATCCGTCAACAACATCGTATTGCCATCAGCCGTCTGTTCCACTTGCTTAACTCCTTCCAGATGGTGAAACTCTTCTGATTCCGCTTCTGCAGACAAAAATTCCACCACACTGTCAGAGGCCAAATCCCGAATCAAACCTGTTGGTGAATCCAGGGCCTTAATCTTGCCGCTGTCCATAATCGCCACCCGATCACAAAGTTGCTCCGCTTCTTCCATGTAGTGTGTGGATAAGAAAATGGTTCGTCCCTCATCCCGCAATCCAATGACCACATCCCACAAACTCCTTCGGGCTTTTGGATCCAGACCGGTTGTCGGCTCATCCAAAAATATCACCTTGGGATCATGAACCACAGCAATGGCGATGGCCAAGCGTTGCCGTTGCCCGCCGGAAAGATGTTTGACCCATGTTTTCGCTTTTTTCTCCAGATCAAAGGACTGTAACAACTCATCCACGGATCGCATCCTGGGATAAAAACTGCCGTAAAGCTGGATGATCTCTTTCACTGTCAAATGTTCAAACAGTGCCGTAGACTGGAGTTGGATACCAATCACTTCTTTGATCCGGGAGCGTTCCCGTACCCCATCGATTCCATCCACCTTTATTTCGCCGCCGTCAGGCTGTCTCAAGCCTTCCACCATTTCCATCGTGGTAGTCTTGCCGGCTCCATTGGGACCCAGTAAACCGAAAATCTCCCCTTTTTCCACCTGAAAGCTGATTTGATCCACAACCCGTGTCCCGTTGTATTCCTTTACCAAATTATGTACTTGTATCATAAAATGCGGTTCCTTTCCCTGGAGAAAATTTCAACCTTATGGAAAGCTCTTTGCCTCAGATCTCGCCATTAAAGGGCAGGAATAAATCCATCGAGGATTTGTGTCCCGCCTCAATTCGTAACCGCCGTTTCGGTGTTTACAGGTATCAGCCCACAGGGAAAACATGCCTTTTTGCACACAAATCCCTCTTTACGCGGTTCATTGATAACCTTGGTCCCCAGTATATCATTTGGCAGGATCTCTCCTCCACCCACATACCCTTGATAAAAAAGGGTTCACTGAACCGACTGACATTGTTCAGTGAAC is part of the Kroppenstedtia pulmonis genome and harbors:
- a CDS encoding ABC transporter ATP-binding protein; translation: MIQVHNLVKEYNGTRVVDQISFQVEKGEIFGLLGPNGAGKTTTMEMVEGLRQPDGGEIKVDGIDGVRERSRIKEVIGIQLQSTALFEHLTVKEIIQLYGSFYPRMRSVDELLQSFDLEKKAKTWVKHLSGGQRQRLAIAIAVVHDPKVIFLDEPTTGLDPKARRSLWDVVIGLRDEGRTIFLSTHYMEEAEQLCDRVAIMDSGKIKALDSPTGLIRDLASDSVVEFLSAEAESEEFHHLEGVKQVEQTADGNTMLLTDHLQGTLRGLIHLADQKGWTLSGLRTRTATLEDVFLQRTGKRLTDE
- a CDS encoding ABC transporter permease, which gives rise to MKAYGRLTWAQLLLFFRNKNTIIWSLLLPVFMMLALGTLMGQSGSTQFSLNAVVADQDGTSLSKDMVEAFRQTEGLKVTVSDPKSALNQVKSGEADLAILLKKGMADRFNKKSGVEKSDQVILYLDKSNPTVAEIGSTLVTDAVDKVNRKQMDYHPLVTAKEVNVQSRSLGYIDFLVPGVLSLMIMSNNLNAVAATIASWRERGILRRMQGTPLSSSTFIAGQITARLLLNGIQALVVLLVAYFVFDVHIYGSWWLLLFFLFLGILTFMSIGFIIANLAKNPESASPIAGLVSFPMIFVGGIFFPIRDLPGLLQPIVKLIPIGYLTDSLRGVMNQGAGLGELWIPAAVLTGWMIVSFTVAAFTFRWDD
- a CDS encoding NAD(P)H-hydrate dehydratase, with translation MYLFTAQEMRDLDRYTIMHTGIPGTVLMENAGRGVAHRIQEYVRGRKTAVVLAGSGNNGGDGFVVARYLVNAGWNVFLWRWGSVEQMSEETRTFYQVCENIGLKGQKVDLSFPEELTRQLEQADVVVDALLGTGIQGPLRQPMAELIHLINRKSNGFVVAVDLPSGVNTDTGAVETDAVQADLTVALAAPKWCHYLYPGADYCGELVVEEIGIPKPTLGQPTPRTRLNLPAIWESNLTPRSRWSHKGHFGHLLVVGGSRGMAGAVALAGSAALRAGAGLVTIAVPRGQEPILATKVTEAMVWGWPDNGLSCFTEEFPSDWSRQNRKWKTVVVGPGLGRFQGEQSWLKRILLEVTAPIVLDADALNILSHDSSVLKQRQGLTVLTPHPGEMARLTKQTVQQVEANRFRIAVEWAKTYGVIVVLKGTHTIIAYPDGTQWVNPTGTPALAKGGSGDILAGMLGSFLVQGIPPEQAVPIGVYLHGLAGEKAVSSTEQSVLATEVIASIGPAIHQFL
- the acpS gene encoding holo-ACP synthase produces the protein MITGIGTDLIEMARVEQVGLDRLSARILSKEEKEFLPTDTKRKREFVSGRFAAKEAVAKAMGTGIGKTLGFRDISVVPDSLGRPIVHLSQVAVLSLKGNREVRIHLSITHTREYAAAFAVLEEC